One bacterium DNA window includes the following coding sequences:
- a CDS encoding ribonuclease H-like domain-containing protein gives MPRPVVALDIETVGQEWETLSLPVQTYLNERSKGDGDPDAARERLALHAATGRIVAIGLWDPDAGRGRVLVEGEASDWTAFSEDTQIFRGSEAAMVREFWAVIERDSPLIVTFNGRAFDGPYLLLRSAILGVPPSRNLMGPRYRLNNHCDLYDVLTFWHASRMRGGLEFWSCQFGLASPKDGVRGAGVAALYREGRREEIARYCLDDARVTAQLYDRLKPMIALLDSGTTL, from the coding sequence ATGCCGAGGCCCGTGGTGGCGCTGGACATCGAGACGGTCGGCCAGGAATGGGAGACTCTCTCCCTGCCGGTACAGACCTATCTCAATGAACGGTCGAAGGGCGACGGCGATCCCGACGCCGCGCGGGAGCGCCTCGCGCTCCACGCCGCGACCGGCCGCATCGTCGCGATCGGCCTGTGGGATCCGGACGCCGGCCGGGGGCGGGTTCTCGTGGAGGGTGAGGCGTCGGACTGGACGGCGTTCAGCGAGGACACGCAGATCTTTCGCGGCTCCGAAGCCGCGATGGTACGCGAGTTCTGGGCCGTCATCGAGCGGGACTCCCCGCTCATCGTCACGTTCAACGGCCGGGCCTTCGACGGGCCGTATCTGCTGCTGCGATCCGCGATCCTCGGCGTGCCGCCGTCCCGCAACCTCATGGGGCCGCGGTACCGGTTGAACAATCACTGCGACCTGTACGACGTCCTCACGTTCTGGCACGCGAGCCGGATGAGGGGCGGCCTGGAGTTCTGGTCCTGCCAGTTCGGTCTCGCGTCGCCCAAGGACGGCGTTCGCGGCGCCGGCGTGGCCGCGCTGTACCGCGAAGGCCGGCGCGAGGAGATCGCGCGCTACTGTCTCGACGACGCGCGCGTGACGGCGCAGTTGTACGACCGCCTCAAACCGATGATCGCGCTGCTCGACTCGGGGACGACGCTGTAA